In the genome of Deltaproteobacteria bacterium, the window TGCTGGTGGACCTGATCCGCGACAAGGCCGGGCTCAAGGGCACTCACGTGGGGTGTGACACCGGCAACTGCGGCGCCTGCACGGTTCTCATGAACGGGCTCACCGTGAAGTCGTGCCAGGTGCTGGCGCCCCGCGCGCGCGGGGCGGAGATCCGCACCGTGGAAGGCCTGGCCCGGGACGGGGCGCTTCATCCGGCCCAGGAAGCGTTCTGGGAATGCGACGCGCTGGAGTGCGGCTTCTGCACGCCGGGCATGCTGATGACCACGGTGGCGTTCCTGGAAGAGAATCCGCACCCGTCCGACGAAGACATCCGCCGGGCCTACTCCGGCAACCTGTGCCGCTGCACCGGGTACCTCAACATTATCAAGGCGGTGAAGCGGGCGGCCCTTCGACTTCGCTCCGCTGGCGCGCCGCTACGCTCAGGGTGAACGGAGAGGATACACTAGAGCCGGACGATCATGGCGAACTACGTCGGCAAGAGCATCAAGCGCAAGGAGTCCTTCGACTCGATCCAGGGGAAGAATACGTACATCGCCGACGTCGACCTCCCCGGGATGCTCCACGCCTGCATCCACCGGAGCCCCTACGCGCACGCGCGCGTGACCCGGGTGGACCTCTCGGACGCGCTCGCGCAGCCGGGCGTGGTGGCGGCCTTGAGCGGCGCGGACATCCGGCGGCTGTCGCGCCCCATGGCGCCCTTTCCGTTCACCCGCACGCGGCCCTACACCAGCGACTACCCGCGGGTGCGCTTCGCGGACCACTACTGTCTGGCGGTGGACCGGGTACGGCACGCGGGCGAGGCCGTGGCGGTGGTGGTGGCGGTGGACCGCTACGCCGCCGCGGACGCGGCCGAGGCGGTGCGCGTGGAATACGAGCCGCTGCCGCCGGTGGTGGACGTGGAGGCCGCGCTGGAACGGGGGTCCGTCCGGCTCTACGAGGAGTGGGGGGACAACATCCAGTACGAGTTCCGCTTCAGCGAGGGGCCGGTGGACGATCTGCTCGAATCGTCCGCGGTGGTGGTCCGCGAGCGCATCGTGCAGCACCGCTATACCGGGACGCCGCTGGAGACGCGCGGCGTCATCGCCAGCGTGGACCAGCGGGACAACCTGCTGACGCTGTGGTCCTCGACCCAGGTGCCGCACGCGCTCCCGAACCTCGTGCTCGACACCCTGGGCCGCGGCGACCTCAAGATCCGCGTGATCTCGCCCGCCATGGGCGGGGGCTTCGGCATCAAGTGGGCCTTCTACCCCGAGGAAGTGCTGATGCCGCTCCTGTCCCTCCGGCTCGACCGCCCGGTGGGCTGGCGCGAGAGCCGGAGCGAGCACATGGCGGCGTCGCACCACTCCCGCGCCCAGGTGGACTACGCGGAGGCGGGGTTCGACGAGTCCGGGCGCATCACCGCCCTCAAGACCAAGGTCATCGTCGACTTGGGCGCCGCTTATCCCAGCGGCGGCACCTCCCTGGCCTTCGTCACCGCCAACTTCATTCCCGGGCCCTACCGCGTCGAGAACTACGCCACTACTTCCTTCGGGGTGGTCACCAACAAGACCGCCGCCGGCCCTCACCGGGCCAACGGCAAGGCCGAGTCCAACTTCATCATGGAGCGGGTGATGGACCGGGCCGCCCTGGAGCTGGGTCTCGGCAAGGACGAGATCCGCCGCCGCAACCTCATCCAGCCCCACGAATTTCCCTACACCTGCGTCACCGGCTCCACCTACGACAGCGGCGACTACCCCGCGTGCCTGCGCAAGGCGCTGGCGGAGGCGGACTACGCCGGCCTGCTGGCGGAGCGCGACCGGCTGCGCCGGGAAGGGCGCTACCGGGGCGTCGGCCTGGCCTTCATGCTCGAACCCCTCAGTTCGCTCCGGCCCAATGCCTACAACGCCGGCTACGAAACCGTGACGGTGCGACTGGATCCCGTGGGCAAGGCCTGGGTGTTCTCGGGCGACATGAACATGAGCGCGAGCCACAAGACCACGCTCTCGCAGGTGGTGGCGGACGGGCTGGGCGTGCGCTTCGAGGACGTTCAGGTGTTCGAGGGCGACAGCGCCCTGGTGTCGTCTTCCAGCGGGTCCTACGCCAGCCGGTTCTCGACGGTGACGATTTCCGCCGCCATGAAGGCGTGCGAGGCGGTGCGGCGGAAGATGCTGGCCATCGCCGCCCACACGCTGCGTTGCCATCCCGAGGCACTCGAGTGCGCCGGCGGCATGATCCTGGACCGGACGAGGCCGGGGGTGGCGCTCACGGTCAAGGAAGTGGCCAATATGGCCTACTACTCCATCAACCAGCTCCCCGGGAACATGGACCCGGGGCTCCACGACACCCACTACTTCATCAACCCCAACACCAGCTTCGAGCCCGACGCCAAGGGTCGCACGTCCAACTTCTCGACGTTCCCCTATGCGATGCACGTGGCCTACGTGGAGGTGGACGCGGGCACCGGCGAAACCACGATCCTCAAGTATCTGACCGTGGACGACTCCGGCAACATGGTGAACCCCATGATCGTCGACACCCAGATCACCGGCGCCATCTCCCACGGCGTCGGGGGCGCGTTTCTCGAAGAGCTGGTGTATGACGAGCAGGGACAGCTCCTTTCGGGCACCTTCGCCGACTACCTGATTCCGTCGGCCATGGAGATGCCGGACCTGGAGATCCATCACATGGTGACGCCCATGCCCTTCACGCCGGGCGGGTTCAAGGGCGTGGGGGAGATCGGCGCCATCGGCCCGCCGGTGGTGCTGGCCAGCGCCATCGAGGATGCGCTGGCGCCGCTGGGGGTCAAGATCATGAGTCTGCCGCTCAAGCCGGAGAACATCTGGCGGGCGATACACGAAAGACAAAACGCAACAGGAGAACGGAAATGAGCGACGCAGGGAACGGTTTCACGGAACGGGCGACCCGCGAGTTGGCGCGGGTGGCGGCGGTCTTCGCCGCGGGGGAGGCGGAGATCGC includes:
- a CDS encoding (2Fe-2S)-binding protein, coding for MQRITVTTTINGTDYSFEVEPRLLLVDLIRDKAGLKGTHVGCDTGNCGACTVLMNGLTVKSCQVLAPRARGAEIRTVEGLARDGALHPAQEAFWECDALECGFCTPGMLMTTVAFLEENPHPSDEDIRRAYSGNLCRCTGYLNIIKAVKRAALRLRSAGAPLRSG
- a CDS encoding xanthine dehydrogenase family protein molybdopterin-binding subunit, with protein sequence MANYVGKSIKRKESFDSIQGKNTYIADVDLPGMLHACIHRSPYAHARVTRVDLSDALAQPGVVAALSGADIRRLSRPMAPFPFTRTRPYTSDYPRVRFADHYCLAVDRVRHAGEAVAVVVAVDRYAAADAAEAVRVEYEPLPPVVDVEAALERGSVRLYEEWGDNIQYEFRFSEGPVDDLLESSAVVVRERIVQHRYTGTPLETRGVIASVDQRDNLLTLWSSTQVPHALPNLVLDTLGRGDLKIRVISPAMGGGFGIKWAFYPEEVLMPLLSLRLDRPVGWRESRSEHMAASHHSRAQVDYAEAGFDESGRITALKTKVIVDLGAAYPSGGTSLAFVTANFIPGPYRVENYATTSFGVVTNKTAAGPHRANGKAESNFIMERVMDRAALELGLGKDEIRRRNLIQPHEFPYTCVTGSTYDSGDYPACLRKALAEADYAGLLAERDRLRREGRYRGVGLAFMLEPLSSLRPNAYNAGYETVTVRLDPVGKAWVFSGDMNMSASHKTTLSQVVADGLGVRFEDVQVFEGDSALVSSSSGSYASRFSTVTISAAMKACEAVRRKMLAIAAHTLRCHPEALECAGGMILDRTRPGVALTVKEVANMAYYSINQLPGNMDPGLHDTHYFINPNTSFEPDAKGRTSNFSTFPYAMHVAYVEVDAGTGETTILKYLTVDDSGNMVNPMIVDTQITGAISHGVGGAFLEELVYDEQGQLLSGTFADYLIPSAMEMPDLEIHHMVTPMPFTPGGFKGVGEIGAIGPPVVLASAIEDALAPLGVKIMSLPLKPENIWRAIHERQNATGERK